One part of the Roseomonas gilardii genome encodes these proteins:
- a CDS encoding amino acid ABC transporter ATP-binding protein: protein MSQSDGAQPLLRARDVHKSFGSVEVLKGIDLEVGQGQVVSLIGASGSGKTTFLRCVNLLEEHDGGEILLDGDPIGYRVENGRRRRLSEAAVSAQRARIGMVFQSFNLFPHLTAEENVMLGLVRVLGKGKAEARDIAGHWLDRVGLGPRRGHYPYQLSGGQQQRVAIARAVAMQPRLLLFDEVTSALDPELVAEVLGVMQNLAESGMTMLLVSHEMLFVRDVSHHVVFMDGGRVAQAGPPKEIFGNPSSDRLRSFLGRFHGIFGTMG from the coding sequence ATGAGCCAGAGCGACGGCGCCCAGCCCCTTCTCCGCGCGCGCGACGTGCACAAGAGCTTCGGTTCGGTGGAGGTGCTGAAGGGTATCGATCTCGAAGTGGGCCAGGGCCAGGTGGTGTCGCTGATCGGCGCCTCCGGCTCCGGCAAGACCACCTTCCTGCGCTGCGTGAACCTGCTGGAGGAACATGACGGCGGCGAGATCCTGCTGGATGGGGACCCGATCGGCTATCGCGTCGAGAACGGGCGGCGCCGGCGGCTGAGCGAGGCCGCGGTTTCCGCCCAGCGCGCCCGCATCGGCATGGTGTTCCAGAGCTTCAACCTCTTCCCGCACCTGACGGCGGAGGAGAACGTGATGCTCGGCCTCGTCCGCGTTCTGGGCAAGGGAAAGGCGGAGGCGCGCGACATCGCCGGGCACTGGCTGGACCGCGTGGGCCTGGGGCCGCGGCGCGGGCATTATCCCTACCAGCTTTCCGGCGGGCAGCAGCAGCGCGTGGCCATCGCCCGCGCCGTCGCCATGCAGCCGCGCCTGCTGCTCTTCGACGAGGTGACCTCCGCCCTCGATCCGGAGCTGGTGGCCGAGGTGCTGGGTGTGATGCAGAACCTCGCCGAGAGCGGCATGACCATGCTCCTGGTCAGCCACGAGATGCTCTTCGTGCGCGACGTGTCGCACCATGTCGTCTTCATGGATGGCGGCCGCGTCGCCCAGGCCGGGCCGCCGAAGGAAATCTTCGGCAACCCGTCCAGCGACAGGCTGCGGAGCTTCCTCGGGCGCTTCCACGGCATCTTCGGGACTATGGGCTGA
- a CDS encoding transporter substrate-binding domain-containing protein, whose amino-acid sequence MDDQTNRANLVRRGFFGLSALGAAMGTGLGLLTPKAAHAQAAGRSKLQVVKDRGKLIVGTGSTNPPWHFEDSSGKLVGMDIDLARLLAKNLFDDYDKVEFVLQGSDARIPSLVTDKVDIVVQWMTVTGGRAQQVEFTIPYYREGVTLLMLARGGKYKTFDELKAAGSAVTIGGMQNVFLEEWVHKALPQAKVDAFESPDAAIQALNARRIDASMQDQSAARWLMQQAPGRFVDAGYGWMPNSYASAVKPGDQVWLNYVNTVYKEAMMGVDFDYFAASYKKWFGIELPTPKVGFPSEFS is encoded by the coding sequence ATGGACGACCAGACCAACCGCGCCAATCTCGTCCGGCGCGGATTTTTCGGGCTTTCGGCACTTGGCGCCGCGATGGGGACGGGCCTTGGCCTGCTGACGCCCAAAGCGGCGCATGCCCAGGCGGCGGGCAGGAGCAAGCTGCAGGTGGTGAAGGACCGCGGCAAGCTGATCGTCGGCACCGGCAGCACCAACCCGCCCTGGCATTTCGAGGACTCCAGCGGGAAGCTGGTGGGCATGGACATCGACCTCGCCCGGCTGCTGGCGAAGAACCTGTTCGACGACTACGACAAGGTGGAGTTCGTGCTGCAGGGCTCCGATGCCCGCATCCCGAGCCTGGTCACCGACAAGGTGGACATCGTGGTGCAGTGGATGACCGTCACCGGCGGCCGCGCGCAGCAGGTGGAGTTCACCATCCCCTATTACCGCGAGGGCGTGACGCTGCTGATGCTGGCGCGCGGCGGCAAGTACAAGACCTTCGACGAGCTGAAGGCCGCCGGCAGCGCCGTCACCATCGGCGGCATGCAGAACGTCTTCCTGGAGGAATGGGTCCACAAGGCCCTGCCGCAGGCGAAGGTCGATGCCTTCGAGAGCCCCGACGCCGCGATCCAGGCCCTGAACGCCCGCCGCATCGACGCCTCGATGCAGGACCAGTCCGCCGCGCGCTGGCTGATGCAGCAGGCGCCCGGCCGCTTCGTCGATGCCGGCTATGGCTGGATGCCGAACTCCTATGCCTCCGCCGTCAAGCCGGGCGACCAGGTGTGGCTGAACTACGTCAACACCGTGTACAAGGAGGCCATGATGGGCGTCGATTTCGACTACTTCGCCGCCTCCTACAAGAAGTGGTTCGGCATCGAGCTGCCGACGCCCAAGGTCGGCTTCCCGTCCGAGTTCTCCTGA
- a CDS encoding cystathionine gamma-synthase family protein yields the protein MAQDRSHKTMLGNHRLSPETLMLGYGYDPALSEGAVKPPVFLTSTFVFRSAEEGRDYFDVVAGRKPAPEGGAGLVYSRFNHPNSEIVEERLALYEGAEGGLLFASGMAAIATTILAHARPGQVILHSQPLYGGTETLLARTLAEYGILAEGFSQGTDAGAIRAAADRAMARGPVAMILAETPSNPLNTLVDLALLREEAGRVGAAQGATRGGKRPLLVCDNTLLGPVFQTPLVQGADISVYSLTKYVGGHSDLIAGAALGSRAVLQPVRLLRGAIGTQLDPHSCWMIGRSLETLSLRMRAAAANAEAVAEFLSGHPHVSRVHALGPDRGDEATRRVYAAQCSGPGSTFSIELRGGQAEAFRMLNALRVFKLAVSLGGTESLISHPASTTHSGVPAEVRARIGVTDGLVRLSIGIENPDDLIADLAQALATLDD from the coding sequence ATGGCTCAGGACCGCAGTCACAAGACCATGCTCGGCAACCACCGGCTGAGCCCCGAGACGCTGATGCTGGGCTATGGCTATGACCCGGCCCTGTCGGAAGGCGCGGTGAAGCCGCCGGTCTTCCTCACCTCCACCTTCGTCTTCCGCTCGGCGGAGGAAGGGCGGGACTATTTCGACGTGGTGGCCGGGCGCAAGCCGGCGCCGGAGGGCGGGGCGGGCCTCGTCTATTCCCGCTTCAACCACCCGAACAGCGAGATCGTGGAGGAGCGGCTGGCCCTCTACGAGGGGGCGGAGGGTGGACTGCTCTTCGCCTCCGGCATGGCCGCGATCGCCACCACCATCCTGGCCCATGCGCGGCCGGGGCAGGTCATCCTGCACAGCCAGCCGCTCTATGGCGGCACGGAAACGCTGCTGGCCCGCACCCTGGCGGAATACGGCATCCTGGCCGAAGGCTTTTCCCAGGGCACCGATGCCGGCGCCATCCGCGCCGCGGCGGACCGCGCCATGGCGCGTGGCCCGGTGGCGATGATCCTGGCCGAGACCCCTTCCAACCCGCTGAACACGCTGGTGGACCTCGCCCTGCTCCGGGAGGAGGCCGGGCGCGTCGGGGCTGCCCAAGGGGCAACCCGGGGCGGGAAGCGCCCGCTGCTGGTCTGCGACAACACCCTGCTCGGCCCGGTCTTCCAGACGCCCTTGGTCCAGGGGGCGGATATCTCCGTCTATTCGCTGACCAAGTATGTCGGCGGGCACAGCGACCTGATCGCCGGGGCGGCGCTGGGGTCGCGCGCGGTGCTGCAGCCGGTGCGGCTGCTGCGCGGCGCCATCGGCACGCAGCTCGACCCGCATTCCTGCTGGATGATCGGCCGCTCGCTGGAAACGCTGTCGCTGCGGATGCGGGCGGCGGCGGCCAATGCCGAGGCGGTGGCGGAGTTCCTGTCCGGCCATCCGCATGTGAGCCGGGTGCACGCGCTGGGACCGGACCGGGGCGACGAGGCGACGCGACGGGTCTATGCAGCGCAGTGCAGCGGCCCCGGCTCGACCTTCAGCATCGAGCTGCGGGGCGGGCAGGCCGAGGCCTTCCGCATGCTCAACGCGCTGCGGGTCTTCAAGCTGGCGGTCAGCCTGGGCGGGACGGAATCGCTGATCAGCCACCCGGCCTCCACCACCCATTCCGGCGTGCCGGCGGAGGTGCGGGCGCGGATCGGCGTCACCGACGGGCTGGTGCGGCTGAGCATCGGCATCGAGAACCCGGACGACCTGATCGCCGATCTCGCCCAGGCGCTGGCGACGCTGGACGACTGA
- a CDS encoding amino acid ABC transporter permease has translation MDLDLFFEQAWLARFSLLSGLQVTIATSLLSILLATLAGLAMGAVLAYAWAPFRWLARAYVDFMRGIPVLVLILFTFYGLALFKVNVTPFAAGVIALSAFATAHVAENLRGALQSVPAGQMEAAKAIGLTFSKRLWYVIIPQAVRRALPPWVNICLEIVKGSTLLSVIGVVELLLATQQAISRNYMIIQFYLLAAILYLIVNFAIAQLGALLERRFSYIRS, from the coding sequence ATGGATCTCGACCTCTTTTTCGAACAGGCCTGGCTCGCCCGCTTCTCGCTGCTTTCGGGGCTCCAGGTCACCATCGCCACCTCGCTGCTCAGTATCCTCCTCGCCACCCTGGCCGGGCTGGCGATGGGGGCCGTGCTCGCCTATGCCTGGGCCCCCTTCCGCTGGCTGGCGCGGGCCTATGTGGATTTCATGCGCGGCATCCCGGTGCTGGTGCTGATCCTCTTCACCTTCTACGGGCTGGCGCTGTTCAAGGTGAACGTCACCCCCTTCGCCGCCGGGGTGATCGCGCTGTCCGCCTTCGCCACGGCACATGTGGCGGAGAATCTGCGCGGCGCGCTGCAATCCGTGCCCGCCGGGCAGATGGAGGCGGCCAAGGCCATCGGCCTGACCTTCTCGAAGCGCCTCTGGTACGTGATCATCCCGCAGGCGGTGCGCCGCGCCCTGCCGCCCTGGGTGAACATCTGCCTGGAGATCGTGAAGGGCTCCACGCTGCTCTCGGTGATCGGCGTGGTCGAGCTGCTGCTGGCGACGCAGCAGGCGATCTCGCGCAACTACATGATCATCCAGTTCTATCTCCTGGCGGCGATCCTCTACCTGATCGTCAACTTCGCCATCGCCCAGCTTGGCGCGCTGCTGGAGCGGCGCTTTTCCTATATCCGCAGTTGA
- a CDS encoding ABC transporter substrate-binding protein: MPETSSPPCPPRRAVLRHGLALALSGFAAPLAAPAVLRAQEAPRARDLLGREIALKQPARRIALGQGRHLAVLNLLHPDPASLVVGWADDMRRGEGAEYRAYLSRFPALDSLPVLGFSTGVGVLEQLLTVRPDLLLLSRRNVAGLGGDGAAASFFAPLEAAGVAVAVVDFFVRPLRDTEPSLEILGRLLGREEQAGAFLDFYRARMQAVQARLAGIGENRPRVMMHAHAGGLACCFSPGRGVYDDFIRFAGGHNIGADSIATETGQLSLEYVLTQDPKVYIATGGPYGGRGGVSLGAGVDPALARSSLAQVVESQHLSGLGAVKQGRAHALWHAFNDSPTHLMAIEAMARWFHPEATDGIDPAATLAAMNRRFAAVPMQGTYWTDLGA, translated from the coding sequence ATGCCCGAGACATCCTCTCCCCCCTGCCCGCCCCGCCGGGCCGTGCTGCGCCACGGGCTGGCCCTGGCTCTTTCGGGCTTTGCTGCCCCGCTGGCGGCCCCCGCCGTGTTGCGGGCGCAGGAGGCACCCCGCGCGCGTGACCTGCTGGGCCGGGAGATCGCCCTGAAGCAGCCGGCCCGCCGGATCGCCCTGGGCCAGGGGCGCCATCTCGCGGTGCTGAACCTGCTGCATCCCGATCCGGCCAGCCTTGTGGTCGGCTGGGCGGATGACATGCGCCGGGGCGAAGGGGCGGAGTACCGGGCCTATCTGAGCCGCTTCCCGGCGCTGGACAGCCTGCCGGTGCTGGGCTTCTCCACCGGGGTCGGGGTGCTGGAGCAACTGCTCACGGTGAGGCCGGACCTCCTGCTGCTGAGCCGCCGCAACGTCGCCGGCCTGGGCGGCGATGGGGCGGCCGCCAGTTTCTTCGCGCCGCTGGAGGCGGCGGGGGTCGCCGTGGCGGTGGTGGACTTCTTCGTCCGCCCGCTGCGCGACACGGAGCCGAGCCTGGAGATCCTGGGCCGGCTGCTGGGGCGGGAGGAACAGGCCGGCGCCTTCCTGGACTTCTACCGCGCGCGCATGCAGGCGGTGCAGGCGCGCCTCGCCGGGATCGGGGAGAACCGCCCCCGCGTGATGATGCACGCCCATGCCGGGGGGCTCGCCTGCTGCTTCTCGCCGGGCCGGGGCGTCTATGACGACTTCATCCGCTTCGCCGGCGGGCACAATATCGGCGCGGACAGCATCGCCACCGAGACCGGCCAGCTCAGCCTGGAATACGTGCTGACCCAGGACCCGAAGGTCTATATCGCCACCGGCGGCCCCTATGGCGGGCGCGGCGGGGTCAGCCTGGGAGCCGGGGTCGATCCCGCCCTGGCGCGGTCGAGCCTGGCGCAGGTGGTCGAGAGCCAGCACCTTTCCGGCCTCGGCGCCGTGAAGCAGGGCCGGGCCCATGCGCTCTGGCACGCCTTCAACGACTCGCCGACCCATCTGATGGCCATCGAGGCCATGGCGCGCTGGTTCCATCCGGAGGCGACGGACGGCATCGACCCCGCCGCCACGCTGGCGGCGATGAACCGGCGATTCGCTGCCGTGCCGATGCAGGGGACCTACTGGACCGACCTGGGCGCCTAG